GATGGCCTCGTGCGCAATCTCGACGATGCACGCATGGCCGCGGTGCTCGCACCGAAGGTGGCCGGCGCGTGGAACCTGCATCGCGCGACGCGCGGGCTGCCGCTCGACCTGTTCGTGGTCTATTCGTCGGCGACGACCTATCTCGGCAATCCGGGGCAATCGAACTACGTCGCGGCCAACAGCTTCCTGGAAGCGCTGGTCGAACATCGCCGCGCGGCAGGGCTGCCCGGCACGTTCATGGCCTGGGGGCCGCTCGAGGACGTCGGTTTCCTCGCCCGCAATGCCGATACGCGCGAAGCGTTGCAATCGCGGATCGGCGGTGCGTCGATCACGTCCGACGAGGCGATGATCGCGCTCGAGCGCACGCTGGTCGCGGGGGCGGCCGGCGAAGCCGTGGTCCGGCTCGACTGGCATGCGGTGGCACGCGGGATGCCGGCCGCGAAGGCGCGCCGGTATTCGCTGCTGCAATCGCATGCGAGCGGCGGCGATGCGCGCGACGGCGGCACGCAGCTGCGCGAAGAGGTGCTCGCGTTGCCGCGCGACGAAGCGATCGCGCTGGTTGCGCGGACGCTGCAGGCACAGATCGCGCGGATTCTGCACATGACGCCCGATCGCATCGCGCTCGACAAGTCGGTGCTCGACATGGGCATGGATTCGCTGATGGGGATGGAGCTCGGCCTTGCGGTCGAGGAAGCGTTCGAGGTCAAGCTGTCGGTGATGGCGATTGCAGAGGGCGCGTCGGTGACGACGCTGGCCGGACGCATCGTCGATTCGATCGGCGCGTCGGCCGATGCCGACGCCGGCTCGGCAACCGATGCCGCGCACGAAGCCGTCGCGGCGCTCGCCGCGAAGCATGCGATCGACGGCGAAGCGCGCGCGATGCTCGACACGCGGCCGGCGCCCGTCGCCGGTCATGCATCGCCCACGCTGGAGGTGGCGCGATGAGCGCGCCGGCCGGCTGGGCGACGCACCAGGGCACGCTGGCACAGCCGCTGACGATCGACGGGCACGGGCTGCACACGGGGCGCCGGGTGGGCGTGCGGATTCTGCCAGCACGCCCGGAAGACGGTGTGGCGGGCATTGCGTTCCGTCGCATCGCGCACGGGCGCACGCTCGCGACGCTGCCGGTCGATCCCGCGCTGCGCCGCGCGCAGCCGCTCTGCACGATGCTGCGCAATGCCGATGGCGTCGGCGTGCGCACGATCGAGCATCTGCTCGCGTCGCTGCTCGCGTGCGAGATCGATCACGCGATCGTCGAGCTCGATGCGGAGGAAGTGCCGATTCTCGACGGCAGCGCCACGCCGTGGGTCGATGCGATCCGCGCGTGCGGCCGTGTCGCGCTCGATGCGCCGAAACGCTTCATCCGCGTGCTGCGGCCCGTCGTCGTCACGGACGGCGAGGGCGACCAGCGGCGCGAAATGCGGATCGAGCCGGCGCCGCGTTACGAACTGAGCGTGCGCAACGACCTGCGCGGCTTCGGCGACATGCACTGGGACGGTGCGCTGACACCGGCCGCGTTCGAAACCGAAATCGCGCCGTCGCGCTCGTACGGTCGCGTGAAGTGGGCCGTGCCGGCGATCGTCGCCGGCTATCTGCGCGGCGTGCCGATCCTGCGCGGCGCGCGACCGTCGTGCACCGCGTCCATCGTCGGAAATCGCGTGCTGGGCGGGATGCGGCTGCCGGAAGAGTTCGTCCGGCATCGCGTGCTCGACCTGGTCGGCGATCTCGCGCTGGCCGGTGCGCCGCTGCTGGCGCGCGTGAGCGCGTTGCGGCCGAGCCACGAGATGAATTTCCGGCTGGTCGATGCGCTGCTGGCCGCGCCCGACGCGTGGCAGTGGGCCGACTTTTCCGAGACCTGAAACCACGCTTTTTCAATATACGCGGCGTAACATAGCGCCTTTTCGAGATAAAGCGAAGGAAGCAATGGCACTGGGAGAGCATCTTCGCCAGCAACTGGCGGCGAAAGCGCTGAAACGGCAACTGGAACGCGCGACCGATGCGGCCGCGGCGCCCGGCGTGCCGGGCACGCCGGCTGCACAGACCGCGTCGGCGCGCAGCCGCTTCGAATCGATGCCGCAGTATCAGCAGGTCCGGATCATGCGCGAGATGGGCGAGAAGCTGCGCGTCGACTCGCCGTTTTTCCGTGTGCACGACGGCGTTGCCGGTGCGACGACGCAGATCGGCGGCCGCGAATACCTGAACTTCGCGAACTACAACTATCTCGGCCTGGCTGGCGACCCGGACGTGTCTGCGCGCGCGAAAGCCGCGATCGACCGGTACGGCACGTCGGCATCGGCGAGCCGGATGGTCGCGGGCGAACGCCCGGTGCAGCGCGATCTCGAACGCGCGCTGGCCACGTTCTACGAGACCGACGACTGCGTCGCGTTCGTGAGCGGCCATGCGACGAACGTGACCGTGATCGGCGCGCTGTTTGGCCCGGGCGACCTGGTCGTCCACGATGCGCTCGCGCACAACAGCATCGTGCAGGGCGCGCAACTGAGCGGCGCGAAGCGGCTGAGCTTCGCGCACAACGACTGGCAGGCGCTCGACGAATTGCTGTCGCGCGTGCGCCGCGAATACCGGCACGTGCTGATCGCGATCGAAGGGCTGTACAGCATGGACGGCGATTTCCCCGACCTGCAGCGCTTCGTCGACGTGAAGACGCGCCACGGCGCGTTCCTGCTGGTCGACGAGGCCCATTCGCTCGGCGTGCTGGGCGAGACCGGCAAGGGCATCCGCGAGCATTGCGGCGTCGCGCCCGACCAGGTCGACATGTGGATGGGCACGATGAGCAAGACGCTGGCTGGCTGCGGCGGTTTCATCGCCGGCTGCCAGCCGCTCGTCGACATGCTGCGTCATCTGGCGCCGGGCTTCCTGTACAGCGTCGGGCTCGCACCGACGCTCGCCGAAGCGTCACTGGCTGCGCTCGAGCGCCTGCAGGCCGAGCCGGCGCGCGTCGCGCAACTGCAGGCGCGTGGGCGGCAGTTCCTGACCGAGGCGCGCGCTGCCGGGCTGAATACGGGCACGAGTGCAGGCTACGCGGTCGTGCCGGTGATTACCGGGAGTTCGCTGAAGGCCGCGCAGTGGGCGAATGCGATGTTCGACGAAGGGATCAACGTGCAGCCGATTTTCTATCCCGCCGTCGAGGAAAAGGCGGCGCGGCTGCGCTTTTTCATCTGCTCGACGCATGAGCCCGAGCAGATCAGCCGGACGGTTGCGGTGCTGTCGCGCCTCGCGGGACGTAGCGCATGACGCAGGCCGCCGCGTTTGCGCAGGCGGTCCCGCGCGCCGGCGAGCCCGTGCGGTTTCGCGCGGCCGATGCGGATGATGCGACGTCGTGCGGGCCGCTCGTGTTTGCGTCCGGCGTGGCGGAATTCGGTTTTTTTCTCGGCGAAAGCGATGCGCGCTGCATCGCGTTCCTGCAGCAGGCATTCCGGTCGCGTCATGGGCGCTTCTCGTGGCGCCGGCATCGCGTCGCGGTTGCCGACGACGGCACCGTGCTTGCCGTGTTGGCGATTCACGACGGGCAGCGGACGATGTTCGACGATGTGCATGTCGTATGGGCACTCGCGCGTTTCTTCGGCGTGCGCCGCACGATCGGCCAGTTGCTGCGCGGGCTGGTCCTCGAAACGGAACTCCCGGCACCGAAGCGTTCGCAGATCCTCGTCGCGCATTGCGCGACCGATGAACGGCAGCGCGGCACGGGCATCTTCAGCGCGTTGTTCCAAGATGCGCTGGATTCCGGCGCGTTGCCGGCCGACGGCAGCCGCGAGGTCGTGCTCGACGTGCTGATCCGCAACGTGCGCGCACGCGCGCTGTACGAGCGGCTCGGGTTTGCCGCGTTGCCGCGGCCCCGCGCGCGGTCGCGCCGGCTGCCCGTCGAACTCGATTCGATCCGGATGCGGTTCTCGCGCCGCGCCTGACGGCGGGCACGACGCCTCCTGCTACTTGTGCCGCGGCGCGAACGGCTGCTGCTTCACGTCCGCACCCTGCGCGACGATCGCCATGCTTTCCGGCACTTCCTCCCACGCGCCGCGCAGGTCGACGAGCGGCTCGGACACGACCATGAATGCGTCGTCACCGGCTTCCGCGATGCGCGGGTTATGCGGATACAGCTCGTGCAGGTGCTTGAACGACGTGCTGTGGAACAGCGAACGTGACTGCCGTTCGCTCGAGTAGCGCACCGCGATGATCCGGTCGCCGTCGGTCGCGCAGATCGTCATGTTGAGCGGGTCGGCCACGCGATGCCGCGCGGCGGTTTCCTCGACGACGCCGACCATTCGTTCGAGCGCCGGCAGCGGCATCTGCTCGAGGCCATACGTCAGCGCGAGGCGGAACATCAGCTCGGAGTCGGTCGAGCCTTCGAGCGTGGGGAACAGCGCGGGATCGACCTTCATCGTCAGGTCGCGGCGCAGCTTGTGGAAGTCGCGGATCAGCCCGTTGTGCGCGAACAGCCAGCGGCCGTGGCGGAACGGGTGGCAGTTGGTTTCCTGCACTGGCGTGTCGGTCGCCGCGCGGATATGCGCGATGAACATCCGCGAGCGGATCGCGCGCGCGGCTTCGCGCAGGTTGCGGTCGTTCCATGCGGGATGCACGGAGCGATAACGGAACGGGAGCTCGTCGGGGCGCCCGTACCAGCCGATCCCGAAGCCGTCGCCATTGGTGGTCGTGGCGCCGAGCTCCGAATGCAGGCTCTGGTCGATCAGCGAATGCTTCGCGCGGAACAGTACGGTTTCCAGATGGATCGGATTACCCGTATAGGCGAGCCAGCGGCACATGGAGCGCTCCTTCACGATGGATCGTTCGCGCATGGTAGCCGACTTCGCGGCGTGTCCGGGTCTGCGCGTGGCGCGACGGTTGCCGGCGCGAGCACGCCGGCCAATCGTCATACATCGCGAGGCGGGCGGCCACCCGGCCGAACGGCCGGGCGCCACGCAGCAGGCGGCCCGCGCCGCGGTGAAGGTCAGTCGCCGAGCGCGTCCATCACGCGCGCCGAATAGACGAGCGCCGCGCCTGCATTCAGTGCAATCGCGACGCCGAGCGCTTCCGCCACTTCCTCCTTGGTTGCGCCATGCTTCGCCGCTTCGGCGGTGTGAACGGCGATACAGCCGTCGCAGCGCGTCGTGACGGCCACCGCGAGCGCGATCAGCTCGCGCGTCTTCGCGTCCAGATGCCCGGTTTTGGCGCCGGCGCCGGACAGCGCCTTGTACCCGGCCAGCGTATCGGGCGACAGCTTGGCGATTTCGCCGATGCGCGTCGAGAGTTCCTTCCGGTATTCGTTCCAGTTCAGCATGATGCGTCCTTTTCGAGAAGTGGTGAGGAGGGCGGCGGGCGCCGCGATCTCGGGCGATGCAGGCCTATTCTGATCGTTCGCGCTGAGGGTTTCGATACGCTAGAGTGTCAATTTTTAGCGCGATCGTCTCATGGATGCCTTGAGTCAACTGCTGTCGCTGGGGCGCAGCCATGTCGAGCTCGACGTGCGCTGCCTGCTCGACGGGCCGTTTGCGATGCCGCACGACCCGCTGCCGCCCGGCGAGGCGGCGTTCCACCTGGTGCTGACCGGCACGTGCCGGCTGCGTACAGCCGACGGGCGCACGCTGCAACTTGCCGAAGGCGACTTCGTGCTGCTGCCCGCGGGCGGCGCACACGACCTGCTCGACACCGGGGGCGGCCGGTCACGGTCGGCCCTGCCGCTGCGCGACGAAGGCGTCGGCGGCGGCGCG
The DNA window shown above is from Burkholderia cepacia and carries:
- a CDS encoding UDP-3-O-acyl N-acetylglycosamine deacetylase, giving the protein MSAPAGWATHQGTLAQPLTIDGHGLHTGRRVGVRILPARPEDGVAGIAFRRIAHGRTLATLPVDPALRRAQPLCTMLRNADGVGVRTIEHLLASLLACEIDHAIVELDAEEVPILDGSATPWVDAIRACGRVALDAPKRFIRVLRPVVVTDGEGDQRREMRIEPAPRYELSVRNDLRGFGDMHWDGALTPAAFETEIAPSRSYGRVKWAVPAIVAGYLRGVPILRGARPSCTASIVGNRVLGGMRLPEEFVRHRVLDLVGDLALAGAPLLARVSALRPSHEMNFRLVDALLAAPDAWQWADFSET
- a CDS encoding aminotransferase class I/II-fold pyridoxal phosphate-dependent enzyme; the protein is MALGEHLRQQLAAKALKRQLERATDAAAAPGVPGTPAAQTASARSRFESMPQYQQVRIMREMGEKLRVDSPFFRVHDGVAGATTQIGGREYLNFANYNYLGLAGDPDVSARAKAAIDRYGTSASASRMVAGERPVQRDLERALATFYETDDCVAFVSGHATNVTVIGALFGPGDLVVHDALAHNSIVQGAQLSGAKRLSFAHNDWQALDELLSRVRREYRHVLIAIEGLYSMDGDFPDLQRFVDVKTRHGAFLLVDEAHSLGVLGETGKGIREHCGVAPDQVDMWMGTMSKTLAGCGGFIAGCQPLVDMLRHLAPGFLYSVGLAPTLAEASLAALERLQAEPARVAQLQARGRQFLTEARAAGLNTGTSAGYAVVPVITGSSLKAAQWANAMFDEGINVQPIFYPAVEEKAARLRFFICSTHEPEQISRTVAVLSRLAGRSA
- a CDS encoding GNAT family N-acetyltransferase, which encodes MTQAAAFAQAVPRAGEPVRFRAADADDATSCGPLVFASGVAEFGFFLGESDARCIAFLQQAFRSRHGRFSWRRHRVAVADDGTVLAVLAIHDGQRTMFDDVHVVWALARFFGVRRTIGQLLRGLVLETELPAPKRSQILVAHCATDERQRGTGIFSALFQDALDSGALPADGSREVVLDVLIRNVRARALYERLGFAALPRPRARSRRLPVELDSIRMRFSRRA
- a CDS encoding class II glutamine amidotransferase is translated as MCRWLAYTGNPIHLETVLFRAKHSLIDQSLHSELGATTTNGDGFGIGWYGRPDELPFRYRSVHPAWNDRNLREAARAIRSRMFIAHIRAATDTPVQETNCHPFRHGRWLFAHNGLIRDFHKLRRDLTMKVDPALFPTLEGSTDSELMFRLALTYGLEQMPLPALERMVGVVEETAARHRVADPLNMTICATDGDRIIAVRYSSERQSRSLFHSTSFKHLHELYPHNPRIAEAGDDAFMVVSEPLVDLRGAWEEVPESMAIVAQGADVKQQPFAPRHK
- a CDS encoding carboxymuconolactone decarboxylase family protein, with the protein product MLNWNEYRKELSTRIGEIAKLSPDTLAGYKALSGAGAKTGHLDAKTRELIALAVAVTTRCDGCIAVHTAEAAKHGATKEEVAEALGVAIALNAGAALVYSARVMDALGD